In Vibrio marisflavi CECT 7928, the following are encoded in one genomic region:
- the ispG gene encoding flavodoxin-dependent (E)-4-hydroxy-3-methylbut-2-enyl-diphosphate synthase has protein sequence MQHESPIKRRPSTRIYVGDVAIGDGAPIAVQSMTNTRTTDVDATVAQIKALENVGADIVRVSVPTMDAAEAFKQIKQQVSVPLVADIHFDYRIALKVAEYGVDCLRINPGNIGKEDRIRSVVDCARDKNIPIRIGVNGGSLEKDIQMKYGEPTPEALVESAMRHVDILDRLNFDQFKVSVKASDVFLAVDSYRILAKKIDQPLHLGITEAGGARAGAVKSSVGLGMLLAEGIGDTLRISLAANPVEEVKVGFDILKSLRIRSRGVNFIACPTCSRQEFDVIGTVNALEERLEDVITPMDVSIIGCVVNGPGEAEVSHLGLAGSNKKSAFYEDGKRQKERFDNDNIIDQLEAKIRAKAAVLDANNRIDINQLDSNPTDSKQS, from the coding sequence ATGCAACACGAATCTCCTATTAAACGTCGCCCGTCGACACGTATTTATGTGGGCGATGTGGCAATTGGCGACGGCGCGCCGATTGCTGTTCAGTCCATGACTAATACTCGCACTACAGATGTAGACGCTACAGTTGCGCAGATTAAAGCGCTAGAGAATGTAGGTGCGGATATCGTTCGAGTGTCTGTTCCTACTATGGATGCAGCCGAAGCATTCAAGCAGATCAAGCAGCAAGTTTCTGTTCCGCTTGTTGCTGATATTCATTTTGATTATCGCATTGCTTTAAAAGTCGCTGAATATGGCGTCGATTGTCTGCGTATTAACCCAGGTAATATTGGTAAAGAAGATCGCATTCGCTCGGTCGTTGATTGTGCTCGCGATAAGAATATTCCTATCCGTATTGGTGTTAACGGCGGATCGCTAGAAAAAGATATTCAAATGAAATATGGCGAGCCAACGCCAGAAGCGTTAGTTGAATCAGCAATGCGTCATGTTGATATTTTAGATCGCTTGAACTTCGACCAATTTAAGGTGAGTGTTAAGGCGTCAGACGTTTTTCTAGCGGTTGATTCATACCGCATTCTAGCGAAAAAAATTGATCAGCCTCTTCATTTAGGTATCACCGAAGCCGGTGGTGCAAGAGCTGGTGCTGTAAAATCCTCGGTTGGCCTTGGCATGTTGCTCGCTGAAGGGATTGGCGATACCTTGCGTATTTCTCTAGCAGCGAACCCTGTTGAAGAAGTGAAAGTAGGCTTTGATATCTTAAAGTCACTGCGCATTCGCTCTCGCGGAGTCAACTTCATTGCTTGTCCAACATGCTCTCGTCAAGAGTTTGATGTGATTGGCACTGTTAACGCACTTGAAGAAAGACTAGAAGACGTCATTACCCCAATGGATGTGTCTATTATTGGCTGTGTGGTCAACGGCCCTGGTGAAGCAGAAGTTTCCCATTTAGGCTTAGCAGGCAGCAACAAGAAAAGCGCGTTTTACGAAGACGGCAAACGTCAAAAAGAGCGCTTTGACAATGACAATATCATTGATCAGCTCGAAGCCAAAATTCGTGCGAAAGCAGCTGTATTAGATGCTAATAATCGCATCGACATCAATCAGCTCGATTCAAACCCAACCGATTCAAAACAATCTTAA
- the hisS gene encoding histidine--tRNA ligase, whose protein sequence is MAKTIQAIRGMNDCLPTQSPVWQKVENCLKNVVASYGYNEIRTPIVEMTHLFSRAIGEVTDVVEKEMYTFDDRNGDSLTLRPEGTAGCVRAGIENGLLYNQEQRLWYTGPMFRHERPQKGRYRQFHQFGVEVFGLATPDTDAEVIMLSSKFWRDLGVEKHVRLEINSIGSSEERQEYRTALVAFLEQHVDVLDEDCKRRMHTNPLRVLDSKNPEVQAILKDAPRLSEYLNEESKQHFSQVCELLDAAGIEYTVNERLVRGLDYYNRTVFEWITESLGAQGTVCAGGRYDGLVEQLGGKATPGFGFGLGIERLVLMLETLELNDVRRSVDVYVVTAGEGTTMAGMKLAEQLRDQLPSIRVMNHLGGGNFKKQFKRADKVGAAVALVLGENEVQDNTVVLKDLVGGEQSTHSQDDIIAKLSDVLSV, encoded by the coding sequence GTGGCAAAAACAATTCAAGCAATCCGAGGCATGAATGACTGCCTTCCTACTCAATCTCCTGTTTGGCAGAAAGTAGAAAACTGTCTGAAAAATGTTGTCGCTTCTTATGGCTACAACGAAATTCGTACACCTATCGTTGAGATGACTCATTTATTTAGCCGTGCAATTGGTGAAGTTACCGATGTAGTTGAGAAGGAAATGTACACCTTTGATGATCGCAATGGTGACAGCCTAACTCTTCGCCCAGAAGGAACGGCAGGTTGTGTGCGCGCGGGAATCGAAAATGGTCTGCTGTACAATCAAGAACAGCGCTTGTGGTACACAGGGCCAATGTTCCGCCACGAAAGACCACAGAAAGGGCGCTATCGCCAATTCCATCAGTTTGGTGTGGAAGTCTTTGGCTTAGCGACACCAGATACTGATGCTGAAGTGATCATGCTGAGCTCTAAATTCTGGCGAGATCTTGGTGTTGAAAAGCATGTTCGACTTGAAATTAACTCCATTGGCTCTTCTGAAGAGCGTCAAGAGTATCGTACTGCATTAGTGGCATTTCTAGAACAACACGTTGATGTTCTGGATGAAGATTGTAAACGCAGAATGCACACCAACCCTCTGCGTGTACTAGATAGCAAAAACCCAGAGGTTCAGGCAATTTTGAAGGATGCTCCTCGCCTGTCTGAATACTTGAATGAAGAATCGAAGCAGCATTTTTCTCAAGTTTGTGAACTTCTTGACGCAGCAGGCATCGAATACACGGTGAATGAACGTTTGGTTCGTGGTTTAGATTACTATAACCGCACTGTATTTGAATGGATTACAGAAAGCTTAGGTGCTCAAGGTACCGTTTGTGCTGGCGGTCGTTACGATGGCCTTGTTGAGCAACTTGGCGGCAAAGCAACACCGGGTTTTGGCTTTGGTCTAGGCATTGAGCGCTTAGTTTTAATGCTCGAGACACTTGAGTTAAATGACGTTCGCCGCAGTGTTGATGTGTATGTTGTGACTGCTGGTGAAGGCACAACAATGGCGGGAATGAAGCTTGCTGAACAGCTTCGCGATCAACTACCTAGTATTCGAGTGATGAACCATTTAGGTGGCGGTAACTTCAAGAAACAATTTAAACGCGCAGATAAAGTCGGTGCGGCTGTCGCATTAGTATTGGGCGAAAATGAAGTCCAAGACAATACTGTCGTACTAAAAGATCTTGTAGGTGGCGAGCAATCTACTCACTCTCAAGATGACATTATCGCCAAACTATCTGACGTACTTTCAGTTTAG
- a CDS encoding YfgM family protein gives MELYNSEEEQVEAIKEWLRKYGKLLIVVAVVVIAGFTGWHFYQKSDNASKENASVGYTTAIKALETQGVKAESSVQSFIDANKSSEYSVLAALQLAKVQAEAGNLDEALAQLEWAKGDTKDEALKAIASYRLARIQEEQGHYESALTELASIKSTAWTGRVSELKGDIAMRQGKPDDAYKAYVEAQQAGDTSQALKMKLDDLAKQGH, from the coding sequence GTGGAACTCTACAATAGTGAAGAAGAACAAGTTGAAGCGATAAAAGAATGGCTCCGTAAATACGGCAAACTGCTAATCGTTGTTGCAGTTGTTGTGATAGCTGGATTTACAGGTTGGCACTTCTATCAAAAGTCAGATAACGCTTCTAAAGAAAATGCTTCTGTGGGATATACCACTGCGATAAAAGCACTAGAGACACAAGGTGTAAAAGCTGAATCTTCAGTTCAAAGTTTTATTGATGCAAATAAGTCTAGTGAATACTCTGTCCTAGCAGCTTTGCAGCTTGCTAAAGTTCAAGCTGAAGCTGGTAATTTAGATGAAGCTCTAGCTCAGTTAGAATGGGCGAAAGGTGACACTAAAGATGAAGCACTGAAGGCAATTGCATCGTATAGACTGGCAAGAATTCAAGAAGAGCAAGGTCATTATGAATCAGCTCTAACTGAGCTTGCTAGCATTAAGAGCACAGCTTGGACTGGTCGAGTTTCTGAGTTAAAAGGCGATATCGCTATGCGCCAAGGTAAACCAGATGATGCATATAAAGCTTATGTTGAAGCACAACAAGCTGGCGATACTAGCCAAGCTCTTAAAATGAAGCTTGATGATCTGGCCAAACAAGGGCACTAG
- the bamB gene encoding outer membrane protein assembly factor BamB produces MMKRLNKVLLLAVAIAALSGCASDDAIVKAPVPKVNSQFTPTTDWSASIGSGVGQFYSKLTPDYAYNKLFVASRAGLVKALDPKTGDTIWETDLENDYTARLSGGISSAYGKIYIGSEDGYVFALNADTGKVEWKSDVDGEVLATPATDSNLVFVHTSRGMLIALDQSTGKEKWTVSTDVPTLTMRGDSTPVAQGGAVFWGTSSGRLAAAIIAQGQLAWQIPIGIPQGSTEIDRLVDVDASPLILGNTLYIVGIHGNLTAIDLRSGEALWKRKYSSATNMATDGSRIFLVTEKDHVVAVDARSGTKIWSNDQLQNRLVTAPVVIGDYVVVGDAEGYLYWINRQTGDFVAEQEFSSSGIAVPPVQLPDGYVVITRNGDIKKLTLPE; encoded by the coding sequence ATGATGAAGAGGCTGAATAAAGTCCTACTGTTGGCTGTTGCCATTGCTGCCTTATCAGGGTGTGCGAGTGACGATGCGATCGTCAAGGCTCCAGTACCTAAAGTAAATAGCCAGTTCACCCCCACAACCGATTGGAGTGCATCCATCGGCTCTGGTGTTGGTCAGTTCTACTCTAAGTTAACGCCCGACTACGCATACAATAAGCTTTTTGTCGCAAGTCGAGCTGGATTGGTAAAAGCCTTAGATCCTAAAACTGGCGATACCATTTGGGAAACTGATCTAGAGAATGATTATACGGCCCGTTTGTCTGGTGGCATCTCTTCTGCGTATGGAAAGATCTATATCGGAAGTGAAGACGGTTACGTTTTTGCACTGAATGCTGACACCGGTAAGGTTGAGTGGAAATCTGATGTTGATGGTGAGGTATTAGCAACGCCAGCAACAGACAGCAACTTAGTATTCGTCCACACAAGCCGTGGTATGCTGATTGCACTTGATCAGTCTACAGGCAAAGAGAAGTGGACGGTTAGTACTGACGTTCCAACTTTAACGATGCGTGGTGATAGTACCCCTGTTGCTCAAGGTGGCGCTGTATTCTGGGGAACATCCAGTGGTAGATTAGCAGCGGCAATCATTGCTCAAGGTCAGCTTGCTTGGCAAATTCCAATTGGGATCCCACAAGGTTCGACAGAAATTGATCGCCTCGTTGACGTTGATGCTTCTCCTTTGATTCTCGGTAACACGTTATACATCGTAGGTATTCACGGTAACTTAACGGCTATCGACTTACGTTCAGGCGAAGCTCTGTGGAAACGTAAATACTCTTCTGCGACCAATATGGCGACAGATGGCAGTCGAATATTTTTGGTCACTGAAAAAGATCATGTAGTCGCGGTGGATGCTCGCAGTGGCACTAAGATTTGGAGTAATGATCAACTTCAGAACAGGCTGGTTACGGCACCTGTAGTCATCGGCGACTATGTTGTTGTTGGTGATGCTGAAGGGTATCTATACTGGATAAACCGCCAGACAGGTGATTTTGTTGCTGAGCAAGAGTTCAGTAGCAGCGGTATCGCTGTACCACCAGTACAGTTGCCGGATGGCTATGTGGTGATCACTCGAAATGGCGATATTAAGAAACTGACGCTTCCAGAATAA
- the der gene encoding ribosome biogenesis GTPase Der has translation MVPVVALVGRPNVGKSTLFNRLTRTRDALVADFPGLTRDRKYGQAKLGEHEFIVIDTGGIDGSEEGVETKMAEQSLAAIEEADVVLFMVDGRAGLTVSDEAIAQHLRKTEKRSMLVVNKVDGIDADAASAEFWQLGMDNMYQIAAAHGRGVSALIDLALNPFAEELLEQTKGELEDLTAFEDGEEEKLDYTEEEAEAEFTRLQEQPIKLAIIGRPNVGKSTLTNRILGEERVVVYDMPGTTRDSIYIPMERDEREYVLIDTAGVRRRKRINETVEKFSVVKTLKAIEDANVVLLVIDARENISDQDLSLLGFALNAGRSIVLAVNKWDGLDTDIKENVKKELDRRLGFVDFARIHFISALHGTGVGHLFESVQEAYKSATTRVGTSVLTRIMKMATDDHQPPLVRGRRVKLKYAHAGGYNPPIVVIHGNLVNELPDSYKRYLMNYYRKSLDIMGTPIRIQFQSSDNPFEGKGNKLTLSQERKRKRLMGMMKNRKK, from the coding sequence ATGGTACCTGTTGTTGCTTTAGTGGGACGCCCAAACGTGGGCAAGTCGACGCTATTTAACCGCTTGACTCGCACTCGAGATGCGCTCGTGGCTGATTTCCCAGGCTTAACGCGTGACCGTAAATATGGCCAAGCTAAGCTCGGCGAACATGAATTCATCGTGATTGACACCGGCGGTATCGATGGCTCAGAAGAAGGCGTCGAAACTAAAATGGCAGAGCAGTCTCTTGCTGCGATCGAAGAGGCCGATGTTGTTTTATTTATGGTGGATGGCCGTGCGGGTTTAACGGTATCAGATGAAGCGATTGCACAACACTTACGTAAGACTGAAAAACGTTCGATGCTGGTTGTGAACAAAGTTGATGGTATTGATGCTGACGCGGCAAGTGCAGAGTTTTGGCAGCTTGGTATGGACAATATGTATCAAATCGCTGCAGCTCATGGTCGTGGTGTAAGTGCATTGATTGATTTAGCTCTTAATCCTTTTGCTGAAGAACTTTTAGAGCAAACAAAAGGTGAGTTAGAAGATCTAACCGCATTTGAAGATGGCGAAGAAGAGAAGCTGGACTACACCGAAGAAGAAGCGGAAGCTGAGTTTACTCGCTTGCAAGAGCAGCCAATTAAGCTGGCGATCATCGGTCGACCTAACGTTGGCAAATCAACACTGACAAACCGCATTCTAGGTGAAGAGCGAGTTGTTGTGTACGATATGCCGGGAACAACTCGTGATTCTATCTATATTCCAATGGAAAGAGATGAACGCGAATACGTCCTTATTGATACTGCTGGTGTAAGACGTCGCAAACGTATTAACGAAACTGTTGAGAAGTTTTCTGTCGTAAAAACGCTCAAAGCTATCGAAGATGCTAACGTTGTACTTTTGGTTATCGATGCTCGTGAAAACATTTCAGATCAAGATTTGAGCTTACTTGGCTTCGCACTCAATGCTGGCCGTTCAATCGTGCTTGCGGTAAACAAGTGGGATGGTCTAGACACTGACATTAAAGAAAATGTGAAGAAAGAACTAGATAGACGCTTAGGCTTTGTGGACTTTGCGCGTATTCACTTTATTTCAGCACTGCACGGTACAGGTGTTGGCCACTTGTTTGAATCGGTACAAGAAGCTTATAAATCTGCTACAACCCGTGTTGGTACTTCAGTTCTTACCCGTATAATGAAAATGGCAACTGACGACCATCAACCACCTTTGGTTCGCGGTCGAAGAGTGAAACTTAAGTATGCCCATGCAGGTGGCTACAATCCTCCAATTGTGGTTATTCACGGTAACCTAGTAAATGAATTACCAGATTCATACAAACGTTATTTGATGAACTACTACCGTAAGTCGTTAGATATTATGGGAACTCCGATTCGAATTCAGTTCCAAAGCAGCGATAACCCGTTTGAAGGCAAAGGCAATAAGTTAACTCTTTCACAAGAGAGAAAACGAAAGCGCCTGATGGGCATGATGAAAAATCGTAAGAAGTGA
- a CDS encoding alanyl-tRNA editing protein: MTSDIKPTITKFCHQTWQLEATVQLFETHSDFSYIVTDQTPFHPVSHIWPDHPADKGTITLSNGDIIEVVDCRVGAIEVESQTLYVGQDIPVKRDQEGWVFVVVHCLEPSANFIPVGDSVCLNVDKEYQLALGRGHSAGHLSYLALNKILADGYWRKEADRRDPHGYYDFNSYAQVSSFVTQDKCVDTYRLGKTLRKRGLNSADMLSDLPLIEQKVNELLAEWLKLGSNIEVVCEGEALTDSRYWHCNLSEGETAVIACGGTHAGSLSDYANIAVKFNKLDDQHIEMHTMSVST; this comes from the coding sequence ATGACTTCTGATATCAAACCTACAATTACAAAATTTTGCCATCAGACGTGGCAACTCGAAGCTACCGTTCAGCTTTTCGAAACTCACTCTGACTTTTCATATATCGTTACTGATCAAACACCATTTCACCCGGTGAGCCATATTTGGCCCGATCATCCCGCTGATAAAGGCACGATCACTCTATCTAATGGTGACATCATTGAAGTGGTCGATTGCCGAGTTGGGGCCATCGAGGTTGAAAGTCAAACACTTTATGTTGGTCAGGACATTCCCGTAAAAAGGGATCAAGAAGGGTGGGTATTTGTTGTCGTTCATTGTCTTGAACCTTCAGCGAATTTTATACCTGTAGGTGATAGCGTTTGCTTGAACGTTGATAAAGAGTATCAACTAGCTTTAGGTCGCGGTCACAGTGCTGGGCACCTTTCCTATCTCGCGCTGAATAAGATCCTAGCTGATGGCTACTGGAGAAAAGAAGCTGATCGCCGCGACCCACACGGATATTATGACTTCAACAGCTATGCACAAGTATCAAGTTTTGTTACTCAAGATAAGTGTGTGGATACTTACAGGCTTGGTAAAACGCTGAGAAAACGTGGTCTAAATAGTGCAGATATGCTGTCAGATTTGCCGCTAATAGAACAAAAGGTCAACGAATTGCTCGCAGAGTGGCTTAAGCTTGGCAGCAATATTGAGGTTGTATGTGAGGGTGAAGCGCTCACTGATTCACGTTACTGGCACTGTAATTTATCTGAGGGCGAGACCGCAGTTATCGCGTGTGGCGGGACTCATGCAGGATCTTTGTCTGATTACGCTAATATCGCGGTTAAATTCAACAAGCTAGACGATCAACACATCGAAATGCACACCATGTCAGTTTCTACATGA
- a CDS encoding zinc ribbon domain-containing protein: MQQNQCPTCQSDLQWDGQYFCSDCQQHYKKLVFCPECGNEVEKLKACGAVNYFCNTCNELKSKSKVKVNWEKV, encoded by the coding sequence ATGCAGCAAAACCAATGTCCTACGTGTCAGTCTGATTTGCAATGGGATGGGCAGTATTTTTGCTCAGATTGCCAACAGCACTACAAAAAACTAGTGTTTTGTCCTGAATGTGGCAATGAAGTGGAAAAACTCAAAGCTTGTGGTGCGGTTAACTATTTTTGCAACACGTGCAATGAGCTGAAATCCAAATCCAAGGTGAAGGTTAACTGGGAGAAAGTTTAA
- the xseA gene encoding exodeoxyribonuclease VII large subunit — MTPQSNQNIFTVSRLNSEVRLLLENEMGIVWLVGEISNFSTPVSGHWYLTLKDSRAQVKCAMFRGNNRRVTFKPQNGNQVLVRARLSLYEPRGDYQLIIESMQPEGDGLLQKQFEELKMRMAGEGLFAQANKAPLPEHPRCIGVVTSKTGAALHDILDVLKRRDPSLPVVIYPTLVQGDEASIQIAQAIGRANARQECDVLIVGRGGGSLEDLWCFNNEIVARTIAASQIPIVSAVGHEVDVTIADFVADVRAPTPSAAAELVSQDTSYKTQTIKASLHRLRDVMHRCISKHQQTYLQLQHRLDKQHPSYKLQVQAQQIDELDLRLRNAMHRHLSDSKAQVQHYSYQLRLNSPVNHLAKQRARLESNEQKLSRFAESLLTHSKHRLAMAAEKLETVSPLATLKRGYSITQSNDNKVITSHEQVTLGEKIVTKVEDGEIYSTVEATKAS; from the coding sequence GTGACTCCACAATCGAATCAAAACATTTTCACTGTTTCTCGTCTCAATTCTGAAGTTCGTTTATTGCTTGAAAACGAAATGGGTATCGTCTGGTTAGTGGGCGAAATTTCTAACTTTTCCACACCTGTATCTGGGCATTGGTACCTTACTTTAAAAGATAGTCGAGCTCAGGTTAAATGCGCGATGTTTCGTGGTAACAATCGCCGAGTTACTTTTAAGCCACAAAACGGCAATCAAGTTTTAGTACGTGCCCGTCTATCACTTTATGAGCCAAGAGGCGATTACCAGCTCATTATAGAAAGCATGCAACCAGAAGGTGACGGCCTTCTACAAAAGCAATTTGAAGAATTGAAAATGAGGATGGCTGGCGAAGGGCTGTTTGCTCAAGCCAACAAAGCACCACTTCCAGAGCACCCTCGTTGTATTGGAGTGGTGACGTCTAAAACTGGCGCAGCTCTACACGATATCTTAGATGTATTAAAAAGACGCGACCCAAGCTTACCTGTCGTAATCTACCCTACTTTAGTTCAAGGTGATGAAGCTTCAATCCAAATTGCTCAGGCAATTGGCCGAGCAAATGCCAGACAAGAGTGCGATGTGCTTATTGTGGGCAGAGGGGGCGGCTCGTTAGAAGATCTCTGGTGTTTTAATAACGAAATTGTAGCGAGGACTATAGCAGCAAGTCAGATCCCAATTGTCAGTGCTGTTGGCCACGAAGTCGATGTTACCATTGCCGACTTTGTTGCAGATGTCAGAGCTCCAACTCCATCCGCAGCTGCCGAGCTCGTTAGCCAAGACACGAGTTACAAAACCCAAACAATAAAAGCGAGCCTACATAGACTTCGAGACGTTATGCATCGCTGTATTTCAAAGCATCAGCAGACTTATTTACAGCTTCAGCATCGGCTAGACAAACAGCATCCAAGTTACAAGCTTCAAGTGCAAGCTCAGCAAATTGATGAGCTGGATCTGCGCTTGAGAAATGCAATGCACAGACACCTTTCTGATTCAAAAGCGCAAGTGCAGCACTACAGTTACCAACTACGCCTAAACTCACCAGTGAACCACCTCGCTAAACAAAGAGCGCGACTTGAAAGTAACGAACAAAAGCTAAGCCGTTTCGCCGAATCTTTACTTACCCACTCTAAACATCGTCTCGCGATGGCAGCAGAGAAGCTAGAAACCGTTAGCCCGCTTGCAACATTAAAACGCGGTTACTCTATTACCCAATCTAATGACAACAAAGTTATCACCAGCCATGAACAAGTCACTCTAGGCGAGAAAATTGTGACTAAAGTGGAAGACGGTGAAATTTACTCTACTGTCGAGGCAACTAAGGCTTCGTAA